A genomic window from Deltaproteobacteria bacterium IMCC39524 includes:
- a CDS encoding substrate-binding domain-containing protein — MFSLQKLVISISLLLFLTSTGFAVEHLRLATTTSTDNSGLLAELLPPFERANNCQVDVIAVGTGKAIKLGETGDVDVIMVHARSKEDKFVAAGFGVDRHDVMYNDFVILGPATDPAGVKGNNDAAEAMVKIAHSKSTFVSRGDDSGTHTREKQLWQKAGVTPVGSWYLEAGRGMGEVIVMASERNGYTLSDRGTYIAYSEKTPLQIVSEGDKRLFNPYGVIMVNPARHKHVKLDLAKDFLNYLTSSQAKQLITGFRKGGKQLFYIAD; from the coding sequence TTGTTTTCCCTTCAAAAACTTGTCATCAGTATTTCTCTTTTATTATTTCTGACTTCTACAGGATTCGCTGTCGAGCACCTGCGCCTGGCAACAACAACCTCCACTGACAACTCCGGCCTGCTCGCAGAGCTTTTGCCTCCATTCGAAAGAGCCAATAACTGTCAAGTCGACGTGATTGCTGTAGGGACTGGCAAAGCTATCAAGCTCGGAGAAACCGGCGACGTTGACGTCATCATGGTCCACGCCCGCAGCAAGGAGGACAAGTTTGTCGCCGCCGGCTTTGGTGTTGACCGCCACGACGTAATGTACAACGATTTCGTCATTCTCGGCCCTGCAACTGACCCGGCGGGAGTCAAGGGGAACAACGATGCAGCTGAGGCGATGGTAAAAATCGCTCACAGCAAGAGCACCTTTGTTTCGCGAGGTGATGACTCGGGAACCCACACACGGGAAAAACAACTATGGCAAAAAGCGGGTGTAACACCCGTTGGAAGTTGGTATCTGGAGGCCGGTCGCGGTATGGGCGAAGTTATTGTGATGGCAAGCGAGCGTAATGGTTACACCTTGAGTGACCGCGGCACTTACATTGCCTATTCGGAAAAAACCCCCTTGCAGATCGTCTCTGAAGGAGACAAACGCCTCTTCAACCCCTATGGCGTCATTATGGTCAACCCCGCAAGGCACAAACATGTCAAGCTTGACCTTGCGAAGGATTTCCTCAACTACCTGACTTCAAGCCAGGCAAAGCAGTTGATCACTGGCTTCCGTAAAGGTGGCAAGCAACTCTTTTACATTGCCGATTAA
- a CDS encoding ThiF family adenylyltransferase — protein sequence MLTDRYARQVLHWGAEKQKIIEESSLLIAGVGGLGATVSQLLVRAGIGRLFLVDDGRLDWPDLNRQTLYGENDVGRAKLPLAKERLNQINSATEIVELQGRIDEFFQAPTAIDGVADCLDNYQSRFALYNGLATGTYFVHGGLDGDHGQLLTLVAGESQAFGTIFAGAVQPQGSIPVTPDNVVIIAGLMANELFSVLWKTPKLLNRCLVISLADFHISFLDV from the coding sequence ATGTTGACAGATCGTTACGCCCGGCAGGTCCTCCACTGGGGAGCTGAGAAGCAAAAGATCATAGAAGAATCATCGTTACTGATCGCCGGAGTCGGTGGCTTGGGAGCGACGGTCAGTCAACTCCTGGTACGCGCTGGTATCGGTCGTCTCTTCCTGGTTGATGATGGTCGCCTCGACTGGCCTGATCTGAACCGCCAGACACTCTATGGTGAAAATGATGTCGGCCGGGCCAAGTTGCCCCTCGCCAAAGAACGCTTGAATCAAATCAACTCCGCAACCGAGATCGTTGAACTGCAAGGGCGAATTGATGAATTTTTCCAGGCTCCCACAGCGATCGATGGTGTGGCCGACTGCCTTGATAACTACCAAAGTCGTTTTGCTCTCTACAACGGCCTCGCAACGGGGACCTATTTTGTGCATGGTGGCCTCGACGGCGACCACGGGCAGCTTTTGACCCTTGTGGCCGGAGAGTCTCAAGCGTTCGGCACCATCTTTGCCGGTGCCGTCCAACCGCAGGGCAGCATTCCTGTAACTCCGGACAACGTAGTAATCATCGCCGGTCTGATGGCCAACGAACTCTTCAGCGTACTCTGGAAAACCCCGAAACTGCTCAACCGATGTCTCGTTATCAGCCTTGCGGACTTTCATATAAGCTTTCTTGATGTCTAG
- a CDS encoding MoaD/ThiS family protein, translated as MIQIQFFSLIRMLLKQEAAEIPWEAGDTVQSVLEKTQAKIVTPFLHKLLDEQGEPHTGAIIMVNRKNILHLQGLQTPVADKDVLAFFPPGAGG; from the coding sequence ATGATACAGATCCAGTTTTTCAGCCTGATCAGGATGCTTTTAAAGCAGGAGGCCGCAGAAATCCCCTGGGAGGCAGGCGACACCGTGCAGAGTGTCCTGGAAAAAACCCAGGCGAAAATCGTGACGCCTTTTCTGCACAAACTGCTTGATGAACAGGGTGAGCCGCACACCGGAGCCATTATAATGGTTAATCGCAAGAACATCCTGCACCTGCAGGGTTTGCAGACTCCTGTTGCCGATAAAGATGTTCTGGCCTTCTTCCCCCCCGGCGCCGGAGGCTGA
- a CDS encoding FAD-dependent oxidoreductase produces MAEAFDYVIVGNSAAGLQALSTLRKHTAEASVAIIDREDLPAYSRVITPYFVGGKTSRDNLFIVNHDYYRRAGATTLFGRNVVALDAENHQLELDDGGHVTFGKLLLATGAEARKLSIASDRSSVLRHMTDAEKLVELMQGAESITAIGAGLVSLPLLSHAPASAEKHLVVGSNRILSRMVDAESSELLEARFAKQGLQIHKQDDIVAIEEGDRLQLQLASGGCLVSDMLIVGKGVQPNSALARQAGLQVNYGILIDDYCRTSHADIYAAGDSAEGKDFITGEPVIQGNWMTAVEQGENAALNMLAMDCAYAGSLKNNITEVFGVDVAAIGECLADSAQTVRTHDPSTGRFRKVFLNDQQQVIGAILIGETNDSGLYYHWIRNQIIFPGKEVLSGTNTYASFQKRMA; encoded by the coding sequence ATGGCAGAAGCTTTCGATTACGTAATTGTGGGCAACAGCGCGGCAGGCTTACAGGCGCTAAGCACGCTTCGTAAACATACGGCAGAGGCTTCCGTGGCGATCATCGACCGCGAGGACCTTCCCGCCTACTCCAGAGTAATAACTCCCTACTTTGTTGGCGGCAAGACCAGCCGTGACAACCTGTTCATCGTCAACCACGATTACTATCGGCGGGCCGGTGCCACAACCCTGTTTGGTCGTAACGTCGTTGCGCTCGATGCCGAAAACCATCAACTGGAGCTTGACGATGGCGGCCACGTAACCTTTGGCAAACTGCTTCTGGCAACGGGGGCCGAGGCACGCAAGCTGTCAATTGCCTCCGATCGCTCCAGCGTGCTGCGGCACATGACGGATGCGGAGAAACTGGTCGAGCTGATGCAGGGCGCCGAAAGCATTACGGCGATCGGCGCCGGCCTGGTCAGTCTGCCGTTACTCTCCCATGCTCCGGCGTCCGCCGAGAAGCACCTGGTGGTTGGCTCCAACCGCATCTTGAGCCGCATGGTGGATGCAGAAAGTTCAGAACTCCTCGAAGCACGTTTTGCCAAGCAGGGCTTGCAGATACACAAGCAGGATGACATTGTGGCGATCGAAGAGGGGGACCGGCTGCAACTGCAGCTGGCTTCGGGCGGTTGTCTTGTGAGTGACATGCTGATTGTGGGCAAGGGCGTGCAACCGAACAGCGCGCTGGCCCGACAGGCAGGGTTGCAGGTGAATTACGGCATACTGATCGATGATTACTGTCGAACCAGTCACGCTGATATCTACGCTGCGGGAGACTCAGCTGAAGGCAAAGATTTCATCACCGGCGAACCGGTCATTCAAGGCAACTGGATGACGGCTGTCGAACAGGGAGAGAACGCGGCTCTCAACATGCTGGCGATGGACTGCGCCTACGCAGGCAGCCTGAAAAACAACATCACCGAGGTGTTCGGTGTAGATGTTGCCGCAATTGGTGAGTGCCTGGCTGACAGCGCGCAAACTGTCCGCACTCACGATCCGTCCACTGGCCGTTTCCGCAAGGTTTTTCTCAATGATCAACAACAGGTGATCGGTGCGATCCTGATCGGAGAAACCAACGATTCGGGCCTCTATTACCACTGGATTCGCAACCAGATTATTTTCCCGGGTAAAGAGGTTTTGAGCGGCACCAATACATACGCCAGCTTCCAGAAGAGAATGGCATAG
- a CDS encoding aldehyde ferredoxin oxidoreductase family protein, which yields MNKGWKGQLLRVDLTAGTCKIEALNEEWARTYLGGRGLASKYLCEEISPEVEPMSPENKLIMATGPLTGTYGAANGRYMVITKSPLTGTIASSNSGGYFPSELKYAGFDMIIFEGKSAHPVYLQIRDGKAELVGAVHLWGKSTNETEDAILNEFHGDAKIACIGPAGEIGVHFACIVNDKHRAAGRSGVGMVMGSKNLKAVAVRGTGGVKVANPKAYRDAALESYSMLKENPVTGEGLGALGTAVLVNIMNQSGGLPTRNAQTGTFEGAEAISGETLASSYLKRNKSCMGCIISCGRVTKISDSRYGGDGEGPEYETLWAIGAACGISDLAAITKANYICNEAGMDTITAGSTIGCAMELFEKGLISEEEIGMSLNFGEADNMVKLMEMTAKGEGFGKKIGLGSYRLADSYGVPELSMSVKKLEFPAYDARMVQGMGLEYATSNRGACHVRGYLISPEVLGLPEKLDPAATEGKAGWLKIFQDFTAVVDSAGVCLFTTFGIGVPQFTKFCNAANGTNMSDEELLEAGDRIYNLERVFNLKAGIDPSQDKLPKRMIEEPLPDGPSKGEVCKLDQMLPDYYQVRGWGSDGIPTEEKLQSLGLA from the coding sequence ATGAATAAGGGATGGAAGGGACAATTGTTACGCGTTGATCTGACTGCGGGCACCTGCAAGATTGAAGCGCTCAACGAAGAATGGGCCAGGACATATCTCGGTGGGCGTGGCCTGGCGTCAAAATATCTCTGTGAGGAAATTTCCCCAGAGGTTGAGCCGATGAGCCCGGAGAACAAACTGATTATGGCGACCGGCCCTCTTACCGGTACTTACGGTGCGGCCAACGGCCGTTACATGGTGATTACCAAGTCACCCCTCACCGGCACCATCGCCAGCTCCAACTCTGGCGGATATTTCCCCAGCGAACTTAAATACGCCGGCTTCGACATGATCATTTTCGAAGGCAAGTCGGCCCACCCGGTCTACCTGCAGATTCGCGACGGCAAGGCTGAACTGGTCGGTGCCGTCCACCTGTGGGGCAAATCAACCAATGAGACGGAAGACGCTATCCTGAACGAGTTTCATGGTGACGCCAAGATCGCCTGCATTGGGCCGGCTGGTGAAATCGGCGTGCATTTCGCCTGTATCGTGAATGATAAACACCGGGCCGCCGGCCGTAGCGGCGTCGGCATGGTGATGGGTAGCAAGAACCTCAAGGCGGTTGCCGTGCGCGGCACCGGCGGCGTCAAGGTCGCTAACCCGAAAGCTTATCGCGATGCGGCCCTGGAATCTTACAGCATGCTGAAAGAGAATCCGGTCACCGGTGAAGGTCTGGGCGCCCTGGGAACCGCGGTTCTGGTTAACATCATGAACCAGAGTGGTGGTTTGCCAACCCGCAACGCCCAGACGGGAACCTTCGAAGGAGCCGAAGCGATTTCAGGTGAGACCTTGGCCTCCAGTTACTTGAAACGCAACAAGAGCTGCATGGGTTGTATCATCAGCTGCGGTCGGGTGACCAAAATCTCCGATTCGCGCTACGGGGGCGATGGTGAAGGGCCCGAGTATGAGACGCTCTGGGCGATCGGTGCCGCCTGCGGCATCTCCGACCTGGCGGCGATTACCAAGGCCAACTATATCTGTAACGAGGCGGGCATGGACACCATCACCGCCGGCTCCACGATTGGCTGTGCCATGGAACTGTTCGAAAAAGGCCTGATCAGCGAAGAAGAAATCGGCATGTCATTGAATTTTGGCGAGGCCGACAATATGGTCAAGCTGATGGAGATGACCGCCAAGGGCGAAGGCTTCGGCAAGAAGATAGGTCTCGGCTCCTACCGCTTAGCCGATAGCTACGGTGTTCCCGAGTTGTCGATGTCGGTCAAGAAGCTGGAGTTCCCCGCTTATGATGCCCGCATGGTACAGGGCATGGGCCTGGAGTACGCTACCAGCAACCGTGGCGCCTGCCATGTCCGCGGCTACCTGATTTCGCCCGAGGTCCTTGGCTTGCCGGAGAAGCTTGATCCCGCGGCGACAGAAGGAAAGGCCGGTTGGCTGAAGATTTTCCAGGATTTCACCGCGGTTGTCGATTCGGCCGGAGTCTGTCTCTTTACGACCTTCGGCATCGGTGTGCCGCAGTTCACCAAGTTCTGCAACGCAGCGAACGGCACCAATATGAGTGACGAAGAGCTGCTTGAGGCCGGTGACCGTATTTACAACCTGGAGAGGGTCTTCAACCTCAAGGCGGGCATTGATCCTTCTCAGGACAAACTGCCGAAGCGGATGATCGAAGAGCCGTTACCTGACGGGCCGTCCAAGGGTGAGGTCTGCAAACTCGACCAGATGCTGCCCGACTATTACCAGGTGCGTGGCTGGGGCAGCGACGGGATTCCAACCGAGGAGAAGCTGCAGTCTCTCGGCCTCGCTTAA
- a CDS encoding 4Fe-4S dicluster domain-containing protein produces the protein MQKLIRIDPAKCVGCKTCELSCSFKNTGEFAPSRSRIYNEIFLEEAKFITVTCMQCDEPWCEKACPKNAISKDMSSGVVTVDDDNCVGCRTCVSACPFGMIKYVDSTGKADKCNLCGGDTPECVAFCPTQCLTLDEEDKPLRQKMLRFVNTVKDGQMEV, from the coding sequence ATGCAGAAATTGATACGCATCGATCCCGCAAAATGTGTTGGCTGCAAGACCTGCGAACTGTCCTGTTCGTTCAAGAACACCGGCGAGTTTGCCCCCAGTCGATCCCGCATCTACAACGAAATTTTTCTCGAGGAAGCCAAGTTCATTACAGTCACCTGCATGCAGTGCGATGAGCCCTGGTGCGAAAAGGCCTGCCCCAAAAACGCTATCAGCAAAGACATGTCCAGTGGCGTTGTTACGGTCGACGATGACAATTGCGTCGGCTGCCGTACCTGCGTCAGTGCCTGTCCCTTCGGCATGATCAAGTATGTCGACAGCACTGGAAAGGCAGACAAGTGCAACCTCTGCGGGGGCGACACTCCCGAGTGTGTGGCTTTCTGTCCCACCCAGTGTCTCACGCTGGATGAGGAGGACAAGCCGCTGCGGCAGAAGATGCTGCGTTTCGTCAATACGGTAAAAGACGGGCAGATGGAGGTTTGA
- a CDS encoding zinc-binding dehydrogenase: protein MKALVYREYAPNDNFGDILKVEEIPNPEPQPNEVLIQVKASALNYNDVWGMRGNPIPVELPHTSGSDAAGDVLAVGSEVTSIKVGDRVAVHANFACRVCEACTSGREYDCSKRMVWGFQTTPGSHAEQVCLPEVNVVKIPDSVSYEQAAAAAMNLLTAWHMLVGRAQIKPGQLVLIMGGRSGVGHLGIQIAKLYNCTVIATASPENAALCKELGADYVVNHRDEGWVKEVRGICKEIAKQTGGAPGIDVSFDHVGETHFNAQLTLLKFGGTLVSCGATTGYDAKIDLRQIFFKGTNVLGSTQGTKAELEQGFYWMGQGKIKSAIGAEYTFDQAAEAYEQFLSGKGLFGKIIIKP from the coding sequence ATGAAAGCACTTGTCTACAGAGAATACGCGCCCAATGATAATTTTGGAGACATCCTGAAAGTCGAAGAGATTCCTAATCCCGAGCCACAACCAAACGAAGTCCTGATCCAGGTTAAAGCTTCAGCGCTGAACTATAACGACGTCTGGGGCATGCGCGGCAACCCAATTCCAGTTGAACTGCCACACACCTCCGGCTCCGATGCCGCCGGTGATGTCCTTGCTGTTGGCAGTGAAGTGACCAGCATCAAGGTCGGTGACCGGGTCGCTGTTCACGCCAACTTTGCCTGTCGTGTCTGTGAAGCCTGCACCAGCGGCCGCGAATATGACTGTTCGAAGCGTATGGTCTGGGGCTTCCAGACGACTCCAGGCAGCCACGCTGAGCAGGTCTGCCTGCCAGAAGTCAACGTCGTCAAAATTCCCGACAGTGTCAGCTACGAGCAGGCTGCCGCTGCCGCCATGAACCTGCTCACCGCGTGGCACATGCTGGTCGGGCGCGCTCAAATCAAGCCGGGTCAGCTCGTGCTGATCATGGGTGGACGCTCCGGCGTCGGCCACCTCGGCATCCAGATCGCCAAACTCTACAATTGTACCGTCATCGCCACAGCCAGCCCGGAAAACGCCGCTCTCTGTAAAGAACTCGGCGCTGACTATGTGGTCAATCACCGCGACGAGGGCTGGGTCAAGGAAGTGCGCGGCATCTGCAAAGAGATCGCCAAGCAGACCGGCGGTGCTCCGGGCATCGACGTCTCATTCGATCATGTCGGTGAAACCCACTTCAACGCTCAGTTGACATTGTTGAAATTCGGCGGCACCCTGGTCAGCTGTGGCGCCACCACCGGCTATGACGCCAAAATTGACCTGCGCCAAATTTTCTTCAAAGGCACCAATGTCCTCGGCTCTACCCAGGGGACCAAAGCGGAGCTCGAGCAGGGCTTTTACTGGATGGGTCAGGGCAAGATCAAATCCGCAATCGGTGCCGAGTACACATTCGATCAAGCTGCTGAAGCTTACGAGCAATTCCTCTCGGGGAAAGGGCTCTTCGGCAAAATCATCATAAAACCATAA
- a CDS encoding FadR/GntR family transcriptional regulator — MAINFQPLVAESLAKQIAENIRSSILDGSLKVDDQLPTEEVLASKFNVSRPTIREALKRLAAQNLIRSRRGPTGGTFVNRPSQEELRSSLAGAAMLMVSMGKFSLSEIAEARRELELPCCRLAAERRKDEHLLTMAEEIKRQKDPETSDVDFCASDVRFHRALVDATGNPVMQFVMFAVIEALQPATNLVIFRFREREKIIAQHERIYASIKARDADATEEAMAEQMNYLCEQYAQAQEWRRERDEESL, encoded by the coding sequence ATGGCGATTAATTTTCAACCCCTTGTGGCAGAAAGTCTTGCCAAACAGATAGCGGAGAATATCCGCAGCTCAATTTTAGATGGCAGTCTCAAGGTTGACGACCAGCTTCCGACCGAGGAGGTCTTGGCCTCAAAATTCAACGTTTCTCGTCCGACGATTCGCGAAGCTCTGAAACGGCTTGCGGCTCAGAACCTGATTCGCAGTCGTCGCGGACCGACTGGAGGCACTTTTGTTAACAGGCCCAGCCAGGAGGAGCTTCGTTCTTCGCTGGCGGGGGCAGCTATGCTCATGGTCAGTATGGGCAAGTTCAGTCTGTCGGAAATTGCTGAAGCGCGCCGTGAGCTGGAGTTGCCCTGCTGCCGGCTTGCTGCAGAGCGGCGCAAAGACGAACATCTGCTGACCATGGCTGAAGAAATTAAACGTCAGAAAGACCCAGAGACCAGCGATGTCGACTTCTGCGCTTCGGATGTCCGATTTCACCGGGCGCTGGTCGATGCAACCGGGAATCCGGTGATGCAGTTTGTCATGTTTGCGGTCATTGAAGCCTTGCAGCCTGCAACCAATCTGGTCATTTTCCGCTTCAGGGAACGCGAAAAAATCATTGCCCAGCATGAACGGATCTATGCATCGATCAAAGCGCGGGACGCTGATGCGACCGAAGAAGCAATGGCCGAGCAGATGAATTACCTGTGTGAGCAATATGCCCAGGCTCAGGAGTGGCGTCGCGAACGTGATGAGGAGTCGCTGTGA
- a CDS encoding oxidoreductase, producing MIDQFKALVLSRNNGKVEHQIRQLTVDDLPDGDVLVAVKYSSLNYKDCLAVAGRGKIVRQYPMVPGVDLTGEVLSSESPDFKPGDEVLLTGWYVGERYWGGYTQQARLKSEWLIPLPEGLNGLKAMAIGSAGLTAMLCVMALEDQGVVPGQGPILVTGASGGVGGVAVALLSELGYSVSAVTGNSDNDDYLYQLGATEIVSRTELERPAQPLESQRWAGAIDTVGGEVLARLLAEMKYGGTVAATGLTGGSELHTTVMPFILRAIKMVGVEVTTCPVPLRKKAWARLAHELSDELLGPIFKVVSLEEIPLFAERLLDGQVSGRVVVDLTL from the coding sequence GTGATCGATCAATTTAAAGCACTGGTTCTGTCCCGGAATAACGGCAAGGTTGAGCATCAAATTCGCCAGTTGACAGTCGACGACTTGCCAGATGGCGATGTCCTCGTCGCGGTGAAATACTCCAGCCTCAACTACAAAGACTGTCTTGCTGTCGCCGGCCGGGGCAAGATCGTTCGCCAGTATCCCATGGTTCCAGGGGTCGATTTGACGGGTGAAGTGTTGTCCTCAGAGTCCCCGGATTTTAAGCCCGGTGACGAGGTCCTGCTGACCGGTTGGTATGTGGGAGAGCGCTATTGGGGAGGTTATACCCAGCAGGCGAGGTTGAAGTCCGAATGGCTTATTCCGTTGCCAGAAGGCTTGAATGGGTTGAAAGCTATGGCCATCGGTTCCGCCGGTCTCACCGCCATGCTGTGTGTCATGGCATTGGAAGATCAGGGCGTTGTTCCAGGCCAGGGGCCGATTCTGGTTACCGGAGCCAGTGGCGGGGTCGGTGGTGTTGCGGTCGCCCTGCTTTCCGAATTGGGGTACTCTGTCTCCGCGGTGACTGGTAATAGTGATAATGATGACTATCTTTACCAGCTCGGCGCCACAGAAATTGTGAGCCGAACAGAGCTTGAAAGGCCTGCCCAGCCTCTGGAAAGTCAACGCTGGGCAGGAGCGATCGATACTGTTGGCGGAGAGGTCCTGGCCCGCCTGCTGGCAGAAATGAAGTACGGCGGCACTGTAGCCGCAACCGGCCTGACGGGAGGCTCTGAATTGCACACGACGGTCATGCCCTTCATCCTGCGGGCGATCAAGATGGTCGGTGTGGAAGTTACGACTTGTCCTGTGCCCCTGCGCAAAAAGGCATGGGCGCGTTTGGCACACGAACTATCCGATGAGCTCCTGGGGCCAATTTTCAAGGTGGTCTCACTTGAAGAGATCCCACTGTTTGCCGAAAGGCTTCTGGATGGGCAGGTTAGTGGACGAGTTGTGGTTGACCTTACGCTCTAG
- a CDS encoding ATP-binding protein has translation MTGIIFLVSMLVMILTSAQFFFIERQHMKSVARDDIVSLGALVSFNARSHMALNDYAGVKNTLESLSIRKDVVTAYLFKPDGLSRVGYSRAKKSRTQTDPVKEIEALELEARQIEEGLQSGAEVFWDEAGRLAHFMPITFEGGHVGYSYVSTEPVKLHERQQLLALGWLLSMGVVMLLTYLLSSHMQRQISRPIAQLVSRMSQVSREKSLLWFETKETDDEFKQLFRGFDEMMRALKERDHLLELQRKDLELEVKVRTRALEAEKEKAEQATASKSRFLANMSHEIRTPMIGILGMADLLRQRSLTEQDQKLVSTIYRSGEALLTILNDLLDFSKIEAGRIELDSVPFDLVRLTEDVTRLMEVSAHDKGLELEVVTSVESSVVMGDPGRLRQVLLNLIGNAVKFTDSGSVSISLEVCDGPEEGECECLFVVRDTGVGIAEDLRSRIFDSFDQGDSSTTRIYGGTGLGLAITRDLIHLMKGEVEVESKPGEGSVFSVHLPMTLSSHSELLHASLPKSTPAAFSDDNPVIEPPANLNNKRRILLAEDNPTTQSLISILMQQMGLDLVIVDNGQSAIDYLTDKKVDLILMDCQMPVLDGFKATAQLRRQGVMTPIVALTAYAREEDEELCLEAGMNGFLSKPFRQSELKEVLLRWLGAEVLPLNAVGKSVND, from the coding sequence ATGACAGGTATCATCTTCCTGGTCAGCATGCTGGTCATGATCTTGACCTCTGCCCAATTCTTTTTTATCGAACGACAGCATATGAAGAGTGTTGCGCGTGATGATATCGTATCTCTCGGTGCGCTGGTTTCTTTTAACGCGCGTTCTCACATGGCGTTGAACGACTATGCCGGTGTTAAAAACACTCTTGAATCTTTATCTATCCGTAAAGACGTTGTCACTGCTTATCTGTTCAAACCTGATGGGCTCTCTCGGGTTGGTTATTCCCGTGCAAAAAAGAGTCGGACACAAACCGACCCTGTAAAAGAGATCGAGGCCCTCGAGCTTGAAGCCCGTCAGATTGAAGAAGGTCTGCAATCGGGGGCAGAAGTGTTCTGGGACGAAGCTGGACGTCTCGCGCATTTTATGCCAATCACCTTTGAAGGTGGTCACGTTGGTTATAGCTACGTCAGCACAGAACCCGTCAAACTGCATGAGCGACAACAGCTCCTTGCTCTGGGCTGGCTGCTCTCCATGGGGGTGGTCATGCTCTTGACTTATCTGCTGAGCTCCCACATGCAGCGGCAAATCTCACGTCCGATCGCGCAGCTCGTTTCACGGATGAGTCAGGTTTCCCGTGAAAAGAGCCTACTTTGGTTCGAGACGAAAGAAACGGACGATGAGTTCAAACAGCTCTTTCGTGGTTTTGATGAAATGATGCGTGCTCTGAAAGAGCGCGATCATCTGCTGGAGCTTCAGCGCAAAGACCTGGAGTTGGAAGTCAAGGTTCGCACCCGGGCGCTCGAGGCAGAAAAAGAGAAGGCAGAACAGGCGACAGCTTCCAAGTCCCGTTTTCTGGCCAATATGAGCCATGAAATTCGTACACCGATGATCGGTATCCTTGGCATGGCAGATCTTCTCAGACAGAGATCTCTGACAGAACAGGACCAGAAATTGGTTTCGACCATCTATCGGTCCGGTGAAGCGTTGTTGACGATTCTCAATGACCTTCTTGACTTTTCAAAAATTGAAGCTGGCCGCATTGAACTCGATTCGGTGCCCTTTGATTTGGTGCGATTGACCGAGGACGTGACGCGTCTGATGGAGGTGTCCGCTCATGATAAGGGTCTTGAGTTGGAGGTGGTTACTTCAGTTGAATCGTCTGTTGTGATGGGCGATCCCGGGCGCCTGCGTCAGGTCTTGTTGAACCTGATCGGAAACGCGGTCAAATTTACTGACTCAGGGAGCGTCTCCATCTCGCTTGAAGTTTGCGACGGCCCTGAAGAGGGAGAGTGCGAATGCCTCTTTGTTGTAAGAGATACTGGGGTCGGTATTGCAGAGGATTTGCGTAGCAGAATCTTTGATTCCTTTGACCAGGGAGATAGCAGCACGACAAGGATATATGGAGGTACAGGGCTGGGCTTGGCTATCACCCGGGATTTGATTCACCTGATGAAAGGGGAGGTTGAGGTTGAGAGTAAGCCCGGAGAAGGTAGTGTCTTTAGCGTTCATCTGCCGATGACGCTTTCCAGCCATTCTGAATTGCTGCATGCTAGCTTACCGAAGTCGACTCCGGCGGCATTCTCTGATGATAATCCTGTGATCGAACCACCTGCTAACCTCAATAACAAAAGGCGCATCCTGCTTGCTGAGGACAATCCGACAACGCAGAGCCTGATATCAATTCTGATGCAGCAGATGGGACTTGATCTGGTAATCGTCGATAACGGTCAGTCGGCAATCGATTACCTTACGGATAAGAAGGTCGATTTGATCTTGATGGATTGCCAGATGCCTGTTCTAGACGGTTTTAAGGCCACTGCACAGCTGAGGAGGCAGGGTGTAATGACACCTATCGTTGCCTTGACCGCCTATGCGCGGGAAGAAGATGAGGAGCTGTGCCTTGAAGCGGGGATGAACGGTTTCCTCAGTAAGCCTTTTCGGCAGAGTGAGCTGAAAGAGGTCCTTTTGCGCTGGCTTGGTGCCGAAGTCCTCCCTCTTAACGCCGTGGGGAAGTCTGTGAACGATTGA